A region from the Hydrogenimonas sp. genome encodes:
- a CDS encoding DNA polymerase III beta subunit, producing the protein MRLAVAKSTLESLLINLQPFLEKKDTSQITSHILLMAKDNGLTAKATDQEIGLTIETEHVSIQLDGKATANGKKLLDIVRILKEGDIILETLEDTLHIKQENSRFKLPMFNADEFPSFPDVDDLPSIELDSMKLIQMFKKVSPAIDTNNPKYELNGALLNVKENEIDIVGTDTRRLAIGKIENSSGTTLSMIIPKKAIIEIQKLFFDQIEIHYDETNLIITAPGYYFFTRLINGKYPDYERIIPKSVKYSLTLPKSKIVEAIKQITTISQEIKMTFEPNSIVFKSLGDENSEAQTEIAVETGFENRFVLAVNSRYLLDFLSNIDTETFTMGLNEPNLPFIVESGNFSTVIMPIII; encoded by the coding sequence ATGAGACTTGCTGTAGCCAAAAGCACGCTCGAATCACTGCTTATCAATCTTCAACCCTTTCTCGAAAAGAAGGATACATCTCAGATCACTTCACACATACTGCTGATGGCCAAAGATAACGGATTGACAGCAAAAGCTACCGATCAGGAGATCGGGCTTACGATAGAGACCGAACATGTAAGCATACAGCTGGACGGAAAGGCTACGGCAAACGGTAAGAAACTTCTGGATATCGTAAGAATACTCAAAGAGGGCGACATCATACTCGAAACACTTGAAGATACCCTGCATATAAAGCAGGAGAACTCCAGGTTCAAGCTTCCGATGTTCAATGCGGATGAGTTTCCATCTTTTCCGGATGTTGACGACCTTCCCTCCATAGAGCTAGACTCCATGAAACTTATACAGATGTTCAAAAAGGTCTCTCCCGCCATAGATACGAACAACCCGAAATATGAGCTCAACGGTGCACTTCTGAATGTAAAGGAGAACGAGATAGATATAGTCGGTACCGATACCAGACGCCTTGCAATCGGAAAGATAGAGAACAGCAGCGGAACGACCCTCTCCATGATAATCCCCAAAAAGGCCATCATAGAGATACAAAAGCTCTTTTTCGACCAGATAGAGATACATTACGACGAGACGAATCTCATCATCACAGCCCCGGGGTACTACTTCTTTACACGTCTCATAAACGGAAAATATCCCGATTACGAGCGTATAATTCCAAAAAGCGTAAAATACTCCCTTACGCTTCCGAAAAGCAAAATAGTCGAGGCTATAAAACAGATAACGACGATCTCCCAGGAGATCAAAATGACATTCGAGCCGAACTCGATAGTATTCAAGAGTCTCGGAGACGAAAACTCTGAAGCGCAGACCGAGATAGCGGTGGAGACTGGATTTGAAAACAGATTCGTTCTTGCCGTGAACAGCAGATATCTTCTCGATTTCCTGAGCAATATAGATACAGAAACCTTTACGATGGGTCTAAACGAACCCAATCTTCCGTTCATTGTCGAAAGCGGAAACTTCTCGACAGTCATAATGCCAATTATCATTTAA
- a CDS encoding DNA gyrase subunit B, which translates to MSNQNYGASNIKVLKGLEAVRKRPGMYIGDTSVKGLHHLIYEVVDNAIDEAMAGYCDKIKVTLKKDGSAVISDNGRGIPTDIHPTEKVSAATVVLTVLHAGGKFDKDTYKVSGGLHGVGVSVVNALSSKLHMTIYRDGKIHEQDFEKGIPQNELKVTGTTRKSGTTIQFWPDAEIFETVDFQYEILSRRFKELAYLNPRISITFEDERNGKRELYHFEGGLHQFVQDMAKKEPICSVIGYSEKVEDIEVDIAFEYTTAYDEKLLSFVNNIRTPDGGTHESGFRAGLTRAVSRYLQDNASAREKDTKISGEDVREGLVAVVSVRVPEPQFEGQTKGKLGSSYVKPLVQKLTYEKLMKYFEENPVDAKAIMQKALLAAKGREAAKKARELTRRKDAMTVGTLPGKLADCQSKDATISELYLVEGDSAGGSAKQGRDRVFQAILPLKGKILNVEKARLEKILKSDEIKNMITALGCGIGEEFNPDKLRYHKIIIMTDADVDGSHIQTLLLTFFFRFLKPIIEEGYLYIAQPPLYRYKKGKQEIYLKDDKVMNEFLIERGIDALNVEGMGKRDLTELFKLVAFYRMTLKELDKRFSLVEIVRYLIEHPDLLALDNTALYEEIKVYLDEQGYNILNKHISEESIHLYVQTEEGLEEILIDDQLFTNPFYNEARYIFEKISERDLTIFEGRDLLEMLDEIEKSAKKGAYIQRYKGLGEMNPEQLWETTMNPENRRLLKVTIDDAEEASDVFTLFMGDEVEPRRQYIEEHAKDVKHLDV; encoded by the coding sequence ATGAGTAACCAGAACTACGGTGCAAGCAATATCAAAGTCCTGAAAGGACTGGAGGCGGTAAGAAAACGGCCCGGAATGTACATAGGCGACACATCCGTAAAGGGTCTGCACCACCTCATATACGAAGTCGTTGACAATGCCATAGACGAAGCGATGGCCGGGTACTGCGACAAGATCAAAGTTACACTGAAAAAAGACGGCAGTGCGGTAATCAGCGACAACGGCCGGGGAATTCCGACAGATATACACCCTACAGAAAAGGTCTCCGCCGCGACAGTCGTTCTGACGGTTCTTCATGCAGGCGGAAAGTTCGACAAAGATACATATAAAGTCTCCGGAGGTCTGCACGGGGTCGGAGTGAGCGTAGTGAACGCTTTGAGCTCGAAACTCCATATGACGATCTACAGAGATGGAAAGATTCATGAGCAGGATTTTGAAAAGGGTATTCCCCAAAACGAGCTGAAGGTTACAGGCACTACCAGAAAGAGCGGTACTACCATACAGTTCTGGCCTGATGCGGAGATATTCGAGACTGTCGACTTTCAGTACGAGATACTCTCCAGGCGCTTCAAAGAGCTGGCCTACCTCAATCCCAGAATCTCGATAACTTTCGAAGATGAGAGAAACGGCAAGAGAGAGCTCTACCACTTCGAAGGGGGTCTGCATCAGTTTGTACAGGATATGGCGAAAAAGGAGCCTATCTGCTCGGTCATAGGCTACTCCGAAAAGGTTGAAGATATAGAGGTAGATATCGCCTTCGAGTATACGACCGCGTATGACGAGAAGCTGCTCAGTTTCGTAAACAACATCAGAACCCCCGACGGAGGTACGCATGAGAGCGGTTTCAGGGCAGGTCTCACAAGAGCAGTAAGCAGATATCTCCAGGATAATGCCAGTGCGAGAGAGAAAGATACAAAAATCAGCGGAGAGGATGTAAGAGAGGGACTTGTGGCGGTAGTCAGCGTCAGGGTTCCTGAGCCGCAGTTCGAAGGGCAGACCAAAGGCAAACTGGGAAGCAGCTATGTAAAACCGCTTGTACAGAAGCTCACCTATGAAAAGCTGATGAAGTATTTCGAGGAGAATCCGGTCGACGCCAAGGCGATAATGCAAAAAGCGCTCCTTGCCGCCAAAGGACGGGAAGCCGCCAAAAAGGCGAGAGAGCTGACACGACGAAAAGATGCGATGACGGTCGGAACCCTTCCCGGAAAACTTGCGGACTGCCAGAGCAAGGACGCCACAATAAGCGAACTCTACCTGGTGGAGGGAGATAGTGCGGGCGGTTCGGCCAAGCAGGGAAGAGACAGGGTATTCCAGGCTATTTTGCCCCTGAAGGGTAAAATTTTGAATGTGGAGAAGGCCAGGCTCGAAAAGATCCTGAAGTCGGATGAGATAAAAAATATGATTACCGCCCTTGGCTGCGGTATAGGAGAAGAGTTCAACCCCGACAAGCTCCGCTACCACAAAATCATCATCATGACCGATGCCGATGTCGACGGAAGCCATATTCAGACTCTTCTTCTCACCTTCTTCTTCAGATTTCTGAAACCGATCATAGAGGAGGGGTATCTCTACATAGCCCAACCTCCGCTCTACAGGTATAAAAAGGGCAAGCAGGAGATATACCTCAAAGATGACAAGGTTATGAACGAGTTCCTGATCGAAAGGGGGATAGACGCCCTCAACGTAGAGGGGATGGGAAAGAGAGACCTTACCGAACTTTTCAAACTGGTAGCCTTCTACAGAATGACACTGAAAGAGCTCGACAAGCGGTTCTCTCTGGTGGAGATAGTGCGCTACCTGATAGAGCATCCCGACCTTCTGGCACTGGACAATACTGCTCTGTATGAAGAGATAAAGGTCTACCTCGACGAACAGGGTTACAACATATTGAACAAGCATATCAGCGAGGAGTCCATTCACCTATACGTTCAGACGGAAGAGGGTCTCGAAGAGATTCTCATAGATGACCAGCTCTTTACAAACCCCTTCTACAACGAAGCGAGATATATCTTCGAAAAGATAAGTGAGCGTGATCTTACGATATTCGAAGGCAGAGATCTTCTCGAAATGCTGGATGAGATAGAGAAGAGTGCGAAAAAGGGAGCCTATATTCAGCGCTACAAAGGTCTCGGTGAGATGAACCCGGAGCAGCTCTGGGAGACAACGATGAACCCAGAAAACCGCAGACTTCTGAAAGTTACGATCGATGATGCGGAAGAAGCGAGCGACGTCTTTACACTCTTTATGGGCGATGAGGTAGAACCGCGTCGCCAGTACATAGAAGAGCATGCGAAGGATGTCAAACACCTGGACGTATAA
- a CDS encoding diguanylate cyclase/phosphodiesterase (GGDEF & EAL domains) with PAS/PAC sensor translates to MLYSESQERARRFRLALRMGIPILLLVGVILIYILKQAKLELSGLDIVLILAVLFISTYFLFFLINLGQAETYIDRMTGAFNRKSLLRTLNERMKAQQPYTIVLLRLDNLPFINDHYGIDRADRMLRVFVHMLDEFLRLNEVKEAVIGRYHGGDFIVGLHLPVQKSLQLMEAFESTYQEIGHISVEYKFLAMEMDTASDLTTLINHLYDTMSQHKSLSLPKQKSEKRINPGTLEREISDAIDGKRVILHYIPTLNTNTKEVDLFEVGVKLETEQSGILPPKKFIPVVNRLGLERKFDETLFQAICKDAVKVRDNLKFSFNISPFSLRNESFVESIKKIAGEEGVSYDRMIIELFENRPIKDIKRYKVILDELRELGMEFALDNFGAQNASFEYIKRLPVDMVQFDREFTVSYGNPKIAALLSAYIKACRSMEIKTLVKWVDNEESLQRFTALGVDYLQGFAVSNRPLDSEMLTKKYGGE, encoded by the coding sequence ATGCTCTATTCCGAATCTCAAGAGAGGGCCAGACGCTTCAGACTGGCCCTTCGTATGGGTATCCCGATACTCCTTCTTGTCGGCGTCATACTCATATATATACTCAAACAGGCAAAACTTGAGCTATCCGGCTTGGATATCGTACTGATCCTGGCAGTACTCTTCATATCTACCTACTTTCTCTTTTTCCTCATAAATCTTGGACAGGCCGAAACATACATAGACAGGATGACGGGCGCATTCAATCGCAAATCACTACTGCGGACTCTGAACGAGAGAATGAAAGCGCAACAGCCATACACTATAGTGCTGTTGCGACTGGACAACCTGCCTTTTATAAACGACCACTACGGTATAGACCGGGCCGACAGGATGTTGAGGGTCTTTGTCCATATGCTTGATGAGTTTTTGAGACTCAATGAAGTAAAGGAGGCGGTAATAGGCCGTTACCATGGAGGAGATTTTATAGTCGGTCTGCATTTGCCGGTACAAAAGAGCCTCCAACTTATGGAGGCGTTTGAATCTACATATCAGGAGATAGGACATATTTCTGTAGAGTACAAATTTTTAGCTATGGAGATGGATACGGCTTCAGACCTTACTACCCTGATAAACCATCTCTACGACACAATGTCACAGCATAAGAGCTTATCTTTGCCGAAGCAGAAGAGTGAAAAGAGGATCAACCCTGGAACTCTGGAACGTGAGATTTCAGATGCGATCGACGGCAAAAGAGTTATTCTTCACTATATACCGACTCTAAATACTAATACCAAAGAGGTCGATCTTTTCGAAGTGGGAGTGAAGCTGGAGACGGAACAGAGCGGCATACTGCCCCCGAAGAAGTTCATACCGGTCGTCAACAGGCTGGGGCTCGAGAGAAAATTTGACGAGACGCTGTTTCAGGCTATATGCAAAGATGCCGTAAAAGTAAGAGATAACCTGAAATTCAGCTTCAACATATCCCCCTTTTCTCTGCGTAACGAATCATTCGTGGAGAGTATCAAAAAGATAGCGGGAGAAGAAGGCGTATCATACGACCGCATGATAATAGAGCTTTTCGAGAACAGACCCATAAAGGATATAAAACGGTACAAAGTGATACTGGATGAGCTCAGAGAGCTCGGTATGGAGTTCGCTCTCGACAATTTCGGAGCTCAGAATGCAAGTTTCGAATATATTAAAAGATTGCCGGTGGATATGGTACAGTTCGACAGAGAGTTTACAGTCTCATACGGCAACCCAAAAATAGCGGCGCTTCTTTCGGCCTATATAAAAGCGTGCAGAAGTATGGAGATCAAGACTCTTGTCAAATGGGTCGATAATGAAGAGAGCCTGCAGCGTTTCACCGCTCTGGGGGTAGACTACCTGCAGGGATTCGCTGTTTCAAACCGCCCGCTTGACAGTGAGATGCTTACAAAAAAATATGGAGGAGAGTAG
- a CDS encoding NADPH dependent preQ0 reductase — protein MRYGEEIVASFDVDKDLEIWPNKFQKNYKITVTLPEFSCLCPRSGYPDYATFTLEYIPDLWVVELKAVKLYINSFRNRHISHEESANEVFDVLYQKLEPRWMKLTADFNPRGNVHTLIEIDSELFEKEK, from the coding sequence ATGCGCTACGGTGAAGAGATAGTCGCCTCATTCGATGTAGACAAAGATCTGGAGATATGGCCGAACAAATTCCAAAAAAACTATAAAATAACCGTAACCCTGCCGGAGTTCAGCTGTCTCTGCCCCAGAAGCGGGTACCCGGACTACGCCACTTTTACGCTCGAATATATCCCTGACCTGTGGGTTGTGGAGCTGAAAGCCGTTAAACTATACATAAACTCCTTCAGAAACAGACACATAAGCCATGAAGAGAGCGCGAACGAAGTCTTCGATGTTCTATATCAGAAGCTGGAGCCGAGATGGATGAAACTGACGGCCGACTTCAACCCGCGCGGAAATGTCCACACACTCATCGAAATAGACAGCGAACTGTTCGAAAAGGAGAAGTGA
- a CDS encoding tRNA (5-methylaminomethyl-2-thiouridylate)-methyltransferase has product MKAIALFSGGLDSTLSMKLIIDQGIDVIALNLDIGFGSTKSRKAHMQNMCDQVGAELRILDIKDQYLRDILFDPKYGYGKNFNPCIDCHGNMFRIARDLMEEWGASFLISGEVVGQRPMSQRREALDLVTNLSETQDLLLRPLSAKLLPPTLPEREGWVDREKLLGISGRNREIQLKMAEEIGLKDFEKPGGGCLLTDENFSKKISEFIKYDRLEVADIQLLKYGRHLRLPDGAKLVIGRHKEDNEMIEAAITPKYRKIKLLNAIGPVSAISANASDSDKELAAKLTATYGKTKPEESYEVAVGDEVISVKPYDSKAPAQKYFINA; this is encoded by the coding sequence ATGAAAGCCATAGCACTCTTTAGCGGCGGACTCGACAGCACGCTGTCGATGAAGCTCATAATCGACCAGGGAATCGACGTAATCGCTCTCAATCTGGACATAGGCTTCGGGAGTACGAAAAGCAGAAAAGCGCATATGCAGAATATGTGCGACCAGGTGGGGGCGGAGCTGCGCATTCTGGACATAAAGGACCAGTACCTTCGCGATATACTCTTCGATCCCAAATATGGATACGGCAAAAACTTCAACCCCTGCATCGACTGCCACGGAAACATGTTCAGAATCGCAAGAGACCTGATGGAGGAGTGGGGAGCGAGTTTTCTCATAAGCGGCGAAGTTGTCGGGCAGCGCCCCATGAGTCAGCGCAGGGAAGCTCTGGACCTTGTAACGAACCTATCCGAAACGCAGGATCTTCTATTAAGGCCCTTGAGCGCCAAACTGCTTCCTCCTACGCTTCCGGAACGGGAAGGTTGGGTAGATAGAGAGAAGCTCCTGGGAATTTCGGGCAGAAACCGCGAAATCCAGCTGAAAATGGCTGAAGAGATAGGACTCAAAGATTTCGAAAAACCGGGTGGCGGATGTCTGCTTACAGATGAAAACTTTTCTAAAAAGATAAGCGAGTTCATAAAGTACGACAGACTCGAAGTAGCCGATATCCAGCTTCTCAAGTACGGAAGACACCTGAGGCTGCCGGACGGGGCGAAGCTGGTGATAGGGCGCCATAAAGAGGATAACGAAATGATAGAGGCAGCCATAACGCCCAAATACAGAAAGATAAAGCTTCTAAACGCCATAGGCCCTGTCTCTGCCATAAGCGCGAACGCCAGCGACAGCGACAAGGAGCTGGCCGCGAAACTCACGGCCACATACGGCAAGACAAAACCCGAAGAGAGCTACGAAGTGGCCGTAGGCGACGAAGTTATTAGCGTCAAACCCTACGACTCCAAGGCTCCGGCACAAAAATATTTTATCAACGCTTAA
- a CDS encoding DNA primase, with amino-acid sequence MIDNNSIEQLKQTVDIVDVVGNYVELKKSGSNFQGLCPFHDENSPSFVVSPSKQLYKCFGCGAGGDAIKFLMEFEKLSYPEAIEKLASQYNFTLRYTKGEKSGNSERRILEAVGRWYRAELERNERAREYLEKRGVSLASIEKFELGYAPSGEETLAFLHRTMIPLQKAEEVGIVGSERGRYYARLIDRVIFPIFSPSGMPVGFGGRTMGNHPAKYINSPQTKLFNKSRLLYGYHIAKEQIYRKKRLVVVEGYMDVIMLHQAGFQTAVATLGTALTNEHLPLLKKGEPEVIVAYDGDTAGVNAAMKAALLLSRHNFDGGVVLFEGGMDPADMVNAGSADLIESLFASPIPFAKFAIDRMVSSANIHTPKGKEEVFNALRSYIGSLSPFMQEEYLPYASSLLGISSARLKSGTAGESRTPQHSILTLSDIAEKSIIKTLLKTPTLTDMVLDMMDVSMFQRHKDAFEALIKGEENSELLQIDFDDSIKIYSEEELKKQLIYFLRRYYEKALDIIKKYDKLPIEKKMFYLRKYREYIHKLKRGELVPYESHSTL; translated from the coding sequence ATGATAGATAACAACTCCATAGAGCAGCTCAAGCAGACAGTCGACATAGTTGATGTGGTAGGCAACTATGTGGAACTCAAAAAGAGCGGCTCCAACTTCCAAGGGCTCTGCCCCTTTCATGACGAAAATAGTCCCAGTTTCGTCGTAAGCCCCTCCAAACAGCTCTACAAATGTTTCGGATGCGGTGCAGGCGGAGATGCGATCAAATTTCTTATGGAGTTCGAGAAGCTGAGCTACCCGGAGGCGATAGAGAAGCTTGCCTCCCAGTACAACTTTACTCTCAGATACACGAAAGGTGAAAAGAGCGGCAACAGCGAACGGAGGATTCTGGAGGCCGTCGGCAGGTGGTACCGGGCCGAACTGGAGCGGAACGAAAGAGCTAGGGAGTACCTCGAAAAGAGGGGGGTTTCGCTTGCTAGTATAGAGAAGTTCGAACTCGGCTACGCCCCGTCCGGCGAAGAGACGCTGGCCTTTTTGCACCGTACAATGATTCCTCTGCAAAAGGCCGAAGAGGTGGGAATCGTCGGGAGTGAACGCGGACGTTACTATGCAAGGCTCATCGACCGTGTTATATTTCCAATCTTTTCCCCTTCGGGGATGCCGGTAGGATTCGGCGGCCGCACTATGGGGAACCACCCCGCAAAATATATCAACTCCCCCCAGACGAAACTCTTCAACAAATCGCGCCTGCTCTACGGCTACCACATCGCCAAGGAGCAGATCTACCGCAAAAAGCGTCTTGTCGTGGTCGAAGGGTATATGGATGTCATAATGCTTCACCAGGCAGGTTTCCAGACGGCTGTCGCGACTCTCGGAACGGCTCTTACGAACGAGCACCTGCCGCTTCTGAAGAAGGGAGAGCCCGAAGTGATCGTGGCGTACGACGGCGACACCGCGGGAGTCAATGCGGCGATGAAGGCGGCTCTTCTTCTGAGCCGCCACAACTTCGACGGAGGGGTTGTACTCTTCGAGGGGGGAATGGACCCCGCCGATATGGTAAACGCCGGGAGCGCCGACCTCATCGAATCGCTTTTCGCTTCACCAATACCTTTTGCGAAGTTTGCCATAGACAGGATGGTATCCTCCGCAAATATCCATACCCCAAAAGGGAAAGAGGAGGTTTTCAACGCCCTCAGGAGCTATATCGGCTCACTCTCTCCCTTCATGCAGGAGGAGTACCTCCCCTACGCCTCCTCTCTTCTCGGTATCAGCAGCGCCAGACTCAAAAGCGGAACCGCCGGAGAGTCCCGCACACCGCAACACTCTATCCTGACCCTCTCCGATATCGCGGAAAAGAGCATAATAAAGACACTTCTCAAGACACCGACCCTTACGGATATGGTTCTGGATATGATGGATGTCTCGATGTTCCAGAGACATAAAGATGCGTTCGAAGCGCTCATAAAGGGGGAGGAGAACAGCGAACTGCTGCAGATAGACTTCGACGACTCCATAAAGATATACAGTGAAGAGGAGCTCAAAAAACAGCTTATCTACTTTTTGAGAAGATACTACGAAAAGGCTCTTGACATTATAAAAAAATATGATAAACTTCCCATCGAAAAGAAGATGTTCTATCTGCGCAAATACAGAGAGTACATACATAAACTGAAAAGAGGAGAACTGGTGCCTTATGAAAGCCATAGCACTCTTTAG
- a CDS encoding putative periplasmic protein produces the protein MDALLINYRDPLFAVLLIAGMVFVVALVSYWWGVYVKSRKSRRLQRFLRRFETQGVKKSLESMPFSPTITQPLVLLAKAYEKSGEYNNAIEIGLYLLKHCDDEEITYELMELVGTTYMHAGFLERARTTFLQILRSNPRNKKVLNDLMVVYERLQDFKRAKEVIEPLETMGVDVGDLKLYLELKSLLTDSRLEHDEKVKRVTELYERHGKFERTVFEYLLKNEPCRAWEMVKEEDIERLIDIFWYLPASYLDYDRIKESPRLSAIYGARGDIEVPRPIGWFLIDMLGHLRKTGFNKATLQFAYLCDNCKQQFPVPFERCPRCLALDSVVVEREITKAESETGYNLL, from the coding sequence GTGGATGCCCTGCTTATAAACTACCGCGATCCGCTCTTCGCCGTTTTGCTGATAGCGGGGATGGTTTTTGTCGTTGCCCTGGTCAGCTACTGGTGGGGTGTCTATGTAAAGAGCCGAAAATCCCGCCGCCTACAGAGGTTTCTTCGGCGTTTCGAGACCCAGGGTGTCAAAAAGAGCCTCGAGTCGATGCCCTTTTCACCGACGATCACCCAGCCCCTGGTGCTTCTGGCCAAGGCTTACGAAAAGAGCGGTGAGTACAACAACGCGATAGAGATCGGCCTCTATCTGCTCAAACATTGCGACGATGAAGAGATCACTTATGAGCTTATGGAGCTTGTAGGTACCACTTACATGCACGCCGGGTTTCTGGAGAGGGCGAGAACCACCTTTTTGCAGATACTCCGCTCCAATCCGCGCAACAAGAAGGTTTTGAACGACTTGATGGTGGTATATGAACGTCTGCAGGATTTCAAGAGAGCGAAAGAGGTCATAGAGCCGCTGGAGACGATGGGTGTGGATGTGGGCGATCTGAAACTCTACCTGGAGCTCAAAAGCCTGCTCACCGACTCCCGGCTCGAGCACGACGAGAAGGTGAAGAGGGTAACGGAGCTCTATGAGAGGCACGGAAAATTTGAGAGAACAGTGTTCGAATACCTCCTTAAGAACGAGCCGTGCCGCGCATGGGAGATGGTGAAAGAGGAGGATATAGAGCGCCTCATAGATATCTTCTGGTATCTTCCGGCATCCTACCTTGACTACGACAGAATAAAAGAGAGCCCCAGGCTTTCGGCGATCTACGGAGCGAGAGGCGACATAGAGGTGCCCAGGCCCATCGGATGGTTTCTGATAGATATGCTGGGGCATCTCAGAAAGACGGGATTCAACAAGGCGACCCTGCAGTTCGCATATCTGTGCGACAACTGCAAGCAGCAGTTTCCGGTCCCTTTCGAGAGGTGCCCCAGGTGTCTTGCGCTCGACAGTGTGGTGGTAGAGAGAGAAATTACAAAGGCTGAGAGTGAAACAGGTTACAATCTTCTCTGA
- a CDS encoding ribonuclease HI produces MKQVTIFSDGSSLGNPGPGGWGTILRYGNREKELSGGEPMTTNNRMELRAVIEGLKALKEPCDVTIYSDSSYVVKAINEWLKDWVKRDFKKVKNPDLWREYMEAAKPHRVKAVWVRGHNGHAENERCDELARRTAEKFRERSDA; encoded by the coding sequence GTGAAACAGGTTACAATCTTCTCTGACGGTTCGAGCCTCGGAAATCCCGGTCCCGGCGGATGGGGTACGATTCTTCGTTACGGCAACCGTGAAAAGGAGCTCAGCGGCGGAGAACCGATGACCACCAACAACCGTATGGAGCTAAGAGCGGTCATAGAGGGACTCAAAGCGCTGAAAGAGCCGTGCGACGTCACGATATACAGCGACTCCAGCTACGTCGTAAAGGCGATAAACGAGTGGTTGAAAGATTGGGTGAAGAGAGATTTCAAAAAGGTCAAAAACCCGGATCTCTGGAGGGAGTACATGGAAGCTGCGAAGCCGCACAGGGTAAAGGCGGTATGGGTACGTGGTCACAACGGCCATGCGGAAAATGAGCGGTGTGACGAACTGGCGCGCAGAACCGCCGAGAAATTCAGGGAGAGAAGCGATGCATAG
- a CDS encoding ribonuclease III → MDELRPLEDQLGYRFKDRQRLVEALTHKSYKKPYNNERLEFLGDAVLDLIVGEYLYSRFPQAREGELSKMRASLVNEAGFKKLADALRLGDYIYISAAEENNRGRQKPSLLSNAFEALMGAVYLEAGLDEVRRIAIGLIEACYPKIDLGSLFKDYKTTLQELTQAKFGVIPDYKLKDSFGPDHNKEFEVQVYVNGRLLATAKGKSKKSAQQEAAKTALKVLKEEKR, encoded by the coding sequence ATGGATGAACTTAGGCCGCTGGAAGATCAACTAGGGTATAGATTCAAGGATAGGCAGAGGCTCGTGGAGGCCCTGACGCATAAAAGTTACAAAAAGCCCTACAACAATGAGCGACTGGAGTTTCTGGGTGATGCTGTGCTGGATCTTATCGTGGGGGAGTACCTCTACAGCCGTTTCCCTCAAGCCAGAGAGGGTGAACTCAGCAAGATGAGAGCGTCACTGGTAAACGAAGCAGGTTTCAAAAAGCTTGCCGACGCCCTCCGGCTCGGAGACTATATATATATCTCGGCCGCCGAAGAGAACAACAGGGGGCGTCAAAAGCCCTCTCTGCTTTCCAACGCGTTCGAAGCCCTGATGGGTGCCGTATATCTGGAAGCGGGCCTCGATGAGGTGAGGCGGATAGCGATCGGCCTGATAGAGGCATGTTACCCGAAAATCGACCTCGGATCGCTCTTCAAAGATTACAAAACTACGCTCCAGGAGCTGACCCAGGCGAAATTCGGCGTAATTCCGGACTATAAACTGAAAGACTCTTTCGGACCCGATCACAACAAGGAGTTCGAAGTGCAGGTATATGTAAACGGCAGGCTGCTGGCGACCGCAAAGGGCAAAAGCAAAAAGTCCGCACAGCAGGAGGCGGCAAAAACCGCTCTGAAGGTTCTTAAAGAGGAGAAGAGGTGA